A single region of the Pieris rapae chromosome 19, ilPieRapa1.1, whole genome shotgun sequence genome encodes:
- the LOC110998547 gene encoding reduced folate transporter isoform X2 encodes MHSWIKITLILCLFGTLREIRPSEPFVTDFLLGKWRNITESQLNRDVYPVGTYSYLGLLVIVFLITDFLRFKPVIILSGISGIAVYAVLLWTTSLEWLQVSQVLYGIYMATEVAYLTYIYAKVDSSKYPKVSSYTRMAALTGRFLSGVSSQLLIHFNIMDLRDLNYITLTAQILATFWAFWLPPVPYGIYFHRRSIASTTQSDIPIEKQPPQNGYDAVLYNGAVEALQTAFGAAGAFLAPYWTYAVLPAPIAAVQGVAMFLATYVNDISTSYTGYIVMGMLFHYTITLASAKIASQLSDESCFGLIFGINTVIGTGLQSILTLVLIQTLDLPIQAQYYFISGFFLLLASLWLLGCTIYFFKQKHSINLNQY; translated from the exons ATGCACAGTTGGATAAAGATTACTCTTATATTATGCCTATTCGGCACATTAAGAGAGATTCGTCCCTCAGAACCCTTTGTAACTGATTTTTTGCTTGGAAAGTGGAGAAATATTACAGAATCTCAATTGAACCGTGATGTTTATCCTGTGGGAACATATTCCTATCTAGGACTTTTAGTCatcgtttttttaatcacaGATTTCTTACGATTTAAACCAGTCATAATTCTCTCGG GTATAAGTGGAATAGCAGTGTATGCAGTATTACTATGGACTACAAGTTTAGAATGGCTTCAAGTGTCCCAAGTTCTATATGGAATTTACATGGCAACAGAAGTGGCATACCTCACATACATTTATGCGAAG GTGGACTCTTCAAAGTACCCTAAAGTCTCATCCTACACTCGGATGGCCGCACTTACTGGTCGTTTTCTCTCTGGAGTGAGTTCCCAATTATTAATTCACTTTAATATCATGGATCTTCGGGACCTTAATTACATAACACTTACAG CTCAAATTCTGGCAACGTTTTGGGCGTTTTGGCTGCCTCCAGTCCCATatggaatatattttcatcGGCGGTCAATTGCCAGTACTACGCAATCGGATATACCGATCGAAAAACAACCACCACAAAACGGGTACGATGCT GTGCTATACAATGGGGCAGTAGAGGCACTCCAAACGGCTTTTGGTGCGGCCGGTGCATTCCTAGCTCCATACTGGACCTACGCTGTTTTGCCGGCGCCTATCGCCGCGGTTCAGGGTGTTGCCATGTTCCTTGCGACGTATGTTAATGATATCTCCACATCGTATACTGGCTACATAGTTATGGGCATGCTGTTTCATTATACAATTACTCTGGCCAg tgcaAAAATAGCAAGCCAACTAAGTGATGAAAGTTGTTTTGGACTGATATTTGGTATCAACACCGTTATTGGTACAGGACTACAGTCTATTTTGACTTTAGTCCTAATACAAACCCTAGATTTACCAATTCAAGctcaatattatttcataagcGGATTTTTCTTACTACTAGCCTCGTTATGGCTACTGGGCtgcacaatttatttttttaaacagaaacatagtattaatttaaaccagTATTAA
- the LOC110998547 gene encoding thiamine transporter 2 isoform X4, whose protein sequence is MEFTWQQKWHTSHTFMRRWTLQSTLKSHPTLGWPHLLVVFSLDSNSGNVLGVLAASSPIWNIFSSAVNCQYYAIGYTDRKTTTTKRKSYRSQIFDATVLIYRHARSAYSRPKVVAWSALYAVALALFVQSQTYIQLLWKRIRVGDEEIVLYNGAVEALQTAFGAAGAFLAPYWTYAVLPAPIAAVQGVAMFLATYVNDISTSYTGYIVMGMLFHYTITLASAKIASQLSDESCFGLIFGINTVIGTGLQSILTLVLIQTLDLPIQAQYYFISGFFLLLASLWLLGCTIYFFKQKHSINLNQY, encoded by the exons ATGGAATTTACATGGCAACAGAAGTGGCATACCTCACATACATTTATGCGAAG GTGGACTCTTCAAAGTACCCTAAAGTCTCATCCTACACTCGGATGGCCGCACTTACTGGTCGTTTTCTCTCTGGA CTCAAATTCTGGCAACGTTTTGGGCGTTTTGGCTGCCTCCAGTCCCATatggaatatattttcatcGGCGGTCAATTGCCAGTACTACGCAATCGGATATACCGATCGAAAAACAACCACCACAAAACGG AAATCATACCGATCCCAAATTTTCGATGCGACTGTATTAATATATCGCCACGCACGCAGCGCATACTCCCGACCCAAAGTTGTAGCCTGGTCTGCCCTGTACGCAGTGGCACTCGCACTCTTTGTACAGTCACAGACTTATATACAACTTTTGTGGAAGAGGATACGCGTTGGTGACGAAGAAATT GTGCTATACAATGGGGCAGTAGAGGCACTCCAAACGGCTTTTGGTGCGGCCGGTGCATTCCTAGCTCCATACTGGACCTACGCTGTTTTGCCGGCGCCTATCGCCGCGGTTCAGGGTGTTGCCATGTTCCTTGCGACGTATGTTAATGATATCTCCACATCGTATACTGGCTACATAGTTATGGGCATGCTGTTTCATTATACAATTACTCTGGCCAg tgcaAAAATAGCAAGCCAACTAAGTGATGAAAGTTGTTTTGGACTGATATTTGGTATCAACACCGTTATTGGTACAGGACTACAGTCTATTTTGACTTTAGTCCTAATACAAACCCTAGATTTACCAATTCAAGctcaatattatttcataagcGGATTTTTCTTACTACTAGCCTCGTTATGGCTACTGGGCtgcacaatttatttttttaaacagaaacatagtattaatttaaaccagTATTAA
- the LOC110998549 gene encoding uncharacterized protein LOC110998549, which yields MEFFGLTLFGPQNYIKDTLRCDYKEPVSKEEADCFIQKIKKDLNAQGKNVNDIDVIRLIDCYIGRVNGFAYGSAQRFTKMKRKGVIKPVGPADMYRIPATTSIDYGWWQHDPALLNTSWYITDPRRPQPASPNTLILDIVRKNNKYATLF from the exons ATGGAATTCTTTGGACTTACTCTATTCGGACcgcaaaattatataaaagacaCTTTAAGATGTGATTATAAAGAACCAGTATCTAAAGAAGAAGCAGattgtttcatacaaaaaataaaaaaagatttaaatgcTCAGGGAAAA AATGTTAATGACATCGATGTTATTAGATTAATCGATTGTTATATTGGAAGAGTCAACGGATTTGCTTATGGGTCGGCCCAAAGATTCACAAAAATGAAACGCAAAGGTGTTATAAAGCCTGTTGGTCCAGCAGATATGTATAGAATTCCTGCCACAACTTCCATTGAT TATGGGTGGTGGCAGCACGACCCTGCTTTATTAAACACTTCGTGGTATATTACAGACCCGCGACGCCCTCAACCAGCTTCTCCAAATACCCTTATTCTAGATATTgttcgtaaaaataataagtatgctacattgttttaa
- the LOC110998545 gene encoding 60S ribosomal protein L10a — protein MSKVSRDTLYECVNAVLDASKEKKRNFLETVEIQIGLKNYDPQKDKRFSGTVKLKYIPRPKMQVCVLGDQQHCDEAKSLDVPCMDAEALKKLNKNKKLIKKLAKKYDAFLASESLIKQIPRLLGPGLNKAGKFPGLLSHQESMTQKIDEVKATIKFQMKKVLCLSVAVGHVGMSPDELAQNVHLSINFLVSLLKKHWQNVRSLHMKSTMGPPQRLY, from the exons AT gtctaaggtATCCCGTGATACCCTATACGAATGCGTAAATGCTGTGTTGGATGCTTCTAAGGAGAAGAAGCGTAACTTTTTAGAGACAGTGGAAATCCAAATTGGTTTGAAGAACTATGACCCGCAGAAGGACAAGCGTTTCTCCGGCACCGTCAA GCTCAAGTACATCCCCAGGCCTAAAATGCAAGTGTGTGTGCTTGGTGACCAGCAGCATTGTGATGAGGCCAAGAGCCTAGATGTACCATGCATGGATGCTGAAGCTTTAAAGAAACTGAACAAGAACAAAAAGCTCATTAAGAAACTTGCAAAGAA ATATGATGCTTTCCTCGCTTCGGAATCGCTAATCAAGCAGATCCCTCGTCTGTTAGGTCCTGGTTTGAACAAGGCTGGCAAGTTTCCTGGTCTCTTATCTCATCAGGAATCCATGACTCAGAAGATTGATGAAGTCAAGGCAACCATCAAGTTCCAGATGAAGAAG GTACTTTGCCTGTCGGTGGCAGTTGGACATGTTGGTATGAGTCCTGATGAGCTGGCTCAAAATGTGCACTTATCAATCAACTTCCTGGTATCCCTCCTGAAGAAACACTGGCAGAATGTCCGATCCCTTCATATGAAATCTACAATGGGACCACCCCAaagattgtattaa
- the LOC111004132 gene encoding uncharacterized protein LOC111004132 — MLTNPEEIARHGGTQIYTDGSKTSTGVGAAWTEWKDGMEINSKKMKMAPHCTVFQAELMALRNATSHVDKNKRDVKIYSDSKSALDAIVSGRSLDPQVAEIRRSLEECRRTGTHISLFWIKAHVGTPGNERADTLAKEASEKLRSEPEYAAYPLSYIKHQIRQRTLEVWNERYLGGETAGTTKLFIGNVKTAYKLVKEKRFTPQMAQILTGHGAFAYYLHRFKIRTSPTCACSDEEQTVEHVLLHCPIFASSRHDLEQQIQMTVDRNGLQDILIKHRPCLERFCEKIVVYIKAANKTERAGLAGNCAPARP; from the coding sequence ATGCTCACAAATCCGGAAGAAATCGCAAGACACGGCGGCACACAAATCTATACGGACGGCAGCAAAACAAGTACAGGAGTGGGCGCCGCTTGGACAGAATGGAAAGATGGAATGGAAATAAACAGCAAGAAAATGAAGATGGCGCCCCACTGCACAGTATTTCAAGCCGAACTGATGGCACTACGGAACGCGACTAGCCACGTAGATAAAAACAAGCGCGacgttaaaatatacagtgaCTCAAAGTCAGCACTAGATGCTATTGTGAGTGGACGATCTCTCGATCCCCAGGTAGCCGAGATCCGCCGGAGCCTGGAAGAGTGCCGGAGAACAGGAACTCATATAAGCCTCTTCTGGATAAAGGCGCACGTTGGTACGCCGGGGAACGAGAGAGCGGACACATTAGCAAAAGAAGCGTCGGAAAAACTAAGGTCAGAACCTGAATACGCTGCATACCCCCtgtcatatattaaacatcaGATAAGGCAAAGGACTCTGGAAGTATGGAATGAGCGCTACCTGGGGGGTGAAACAGCTGgaactacaaaattatttataggcaaTGTTAAAACTGCGTATAAATTGGTAAAAGAGAAGCGTTTCACACCCCAGATGGCGCAAATTCTAACAGGGCACGGAGCCTTTGCATATTACCTgcacagatttaaaattaggaCAAGCCCAACATGTGCCTGCAGTGATGAAGAGCAAACAGTGGAACATGTGCTTCTACACTGCCCTATATTCGCATCGTCCAGGCACGACCTGGAGCAACAAATACAGATGACTGTAGACCGTAACGGCCTACAggacatattaataaagcacAGACCGTGCCTGGAACGGTTCTGTGAAAAAatagttgtatatataaaggcggcaaataaaacagaaagagCGGGTCTCGCGGGGAATTGCGCCCCGGCtcgcccatga
- the LOC110998547 gene encoding thiamine transporter 1 isoform X5, whose amino-acid sequence MHSWIKITLILCLFGTLREIRPSEPFVTDFLLGKWRNITESQLNRDVYPVGTYSYLGLLVIVFLITDFLRFKPVIILSGISGIAVYAVLLWTTSLEWLQVSQVLYGIYMATEVAYLTYIYAKVDSSKYPKVSSYTRMAALTGRFLSGVSSQLLIHFNIMDLRDLNYITLTAQILATFWAFWLPPVPYGIYFHRRSIASTTQSDIPIEKQPPQNGNHTDPKFSMRLY is encoded by the exons ATGCACAGTTGGATAAAGATTACTCTTATATTATGCCTATTCGGCACATTAAGAGAGATTCGTCCCTCAGAACCCTTTGTAACTGATTTTTTGCTTGGAAAGTGGAGAAATATTACAGAATCTCAATTGAACCGTGATGTTTATCCTGTGGGAACATATTCCTATCTAGGACTTTTAGTCatcgtttttttaatcacaGATTTCTTACGATTTAAACCAGTCATAATTCTCTCGG GTATAAGTGGAATAGCAGTGTATGCAGTATTACTATGGACTACAAGTTTAGAATGGCTTCAAGTGTCCCAAGTTCTATATGGAATTTACATGGCAACAGAAGTGGCATACCTCACATACATTTATGCGAAG GTGGACTCTTCAAAGTACCCTAAAGTCTCATCCTACACTCGGATGGCCGCACTTACTGGTCGTTTTCTCTCTGGAGTGAGTTCCCAATTATTAATTCACTTTAATATCATGGATCTTCGGGACCTTAATTACATAACACTTACAG CTCAAATTCTGGCAACGTTTTGGGCGTTTTGGCTGCCTCCAGTCCCATatggaatatattttcatcGGCGGTCAATTGCCAGTACTACGCAATCGGATATACCGATCGAAAAACAACCACCACAAAACGG AAATCATACCGATCCCAAATTTTCGATGCGACTGTATTAA
- the LOC110998547 gene encoding folate-like transporter 3 isoform X3: MATEVAYLTYIYAKVDSSKYPKVSSYTRMAALTGRFLSGVSSQLLIHFNIMDLRDLNYITLTAQILATFWAFWLPPVPYGIYFHRRSIASTTQSDIPIEKQPPQNGYDAKSYRSQIFDATVLIYRHARSAYSRPKVVAWSALYAVALALFVQSQTYIQLLWKRIRVGDEEIVLYNGAVEALQTAFGAAGAFLAPYWTYAVLPAPIAAVQGVAMFLATYVNDISTSYTGYIVMGMLFHYTITLASAKIASQLSDESCFGLIFGINTVIGTGLQSILTLVLIQTLDLPIQAQYYFISGFFLLLASLWLLGCTIYFFKQKHSINLNQY, encoded by the exons ATGGCAACAGAAGTGGCATACCTCACATACATTTATGCGAAG GTGGACTCTTCAAAGTACCCTAAAGTCTCATCCTACACTCGGATGGCCGCACTTACTGGTCGTTTTCTCTCTGGAGTGAGTTCCCAATTATTAATTCACTTTAATATCATGGATCTTCGGGACCTTAATTACATAACACTTACAG CTCAAATTCTGGCAACGTTTTGGGCGTTTTGGCTGCCTCCAGTCCCATatggaatatattttcatcGGCGGTCAATTGCCAGTACTACGCAATCGGATATACCGATCGAAAAACAACCACCACAAAACGGGTACGATGCT AAATCATACCGATCCCAAATTTTCGATGCGACTGTATTAATATATCGCCACGCACGCAGCGCATACTCCCGACCCAAAGTTGTAGCCTGGTCTGCCCTGTACGCAGTGGCACTCGCACTCTTTGTACAGTCACAGACTTATATACAACTTTTGTGGAAGAGGATACGCGTTGGTGACGAAGAAATT GTGCTATACAATGGGGCAGTAGAGGCACTCCAAACGGCTTTTGGTGCGGCCGGTGCATTCCTAGCTCCATACTGGACCTACGCTGTTTTGCCGGCGCCTATCGCCGCGGTTCAGGGTGTTGCCATGTTCCTTGCGACGTATGTTAATGATATCTCCACATCGTATACTGGCTACATAGTTATGGGCATGCTGTTTCATTATACAATTACTCTGGCCAg tgcaAAAATAGCAAGCCAACTAAGTGATGAAAGTTGTTTTGGACTGATATTTGGTATCAACACCGTTATTGGTACAGGACTACAGTCTATTTTGACTTTAGTCCTAATACAAACCCTAGATTTACCAATTCAAGctcaatattatttcataagcGGATTTTTCTTACTACTAGCCTCGTTATGGCTACTGGGCtgcacaatttatttttttaaacagaaacatagtattaatttaaaccagTATTAA
- the LOC110998547 gene encoding thiamine transporter 2 isoform X1 translates to MHSWIKITLILCLFGTLREIRPSEPFVTDFLLGKWRNITESQLNRDVYPVGTYSYLGLLVIVFLITDFLRFKPVIILSGISGIAVYAVLLWTTSLEWLQVSQVLYGIYMATEVAYLTYIYAKVDSSKYPKVSSYTRMAALTGRFLSGVSSQLLIHFNIMDLRDLNYITLTAQILATFWAFWLPPVPYGIYFHRRSIASTTQSDIPIEKQPPQNGYDAKSYRSQIFDATVLIYRHARSAYSRPKVVAWSALYAVALALFVQSQTYIQLLWKRIRVGDEEIVLYNGAVEALQTAFGAAGAFLAPYWTYAVLPAPIAAVQGVAMFLATYVNDISTSYTGYIVMGMLFHYTITLASAKIASQLSDESCFGLIFGINTVIGTGLQSILTLVLIQTLDLPIQAQYYFISGFFLLLASLWLLGCTIYFFKQKHSINLNQY, encoded by the exons ATGCACAGTTGGATAAAGATTACTCTTATATTATGCCTATTCGGCACATTAAGAGAGATTCGTCCCTCAGAACCCTTTGTAACTGATTTTTTGCTTGGAAAGTGGAGAAATATTACAGAATCTCAATTGAACCGTGATGTTTATCCTGTGGGAACATATTCCTATCTAGGACTTTTAGTCatcgtttttttaatcacaGATTTCTTACGATTTAAACCAGTCATAATTCTCTCGG GTATAAGTGGAATAGCAGTGTATGCAGTATTACTATGGACTACAAGTTTAGAATGGCTTCAAGTGTCCCAAGTTCTATATGGAATTTACATGGCAACAGAAGTGGCATACCTCACATACATTTATGCGAAG GTGGACTCTTCAAAGTACCCTAAAGTCTCATCCTACACTCGGATGGCCGCACTTACTGGTCGTTTTCTCTCTGGAGTGAGTTCCCAATTATTAATTCACTTTAATATCATGGATCTTCGGGACCTTAATTACATAACACTTACAG CTCAAATTCTGGCAACGTTTTGGGCGTTTTGGCTGCCTCCAGTCCCATatggaatatattttcatcGGCGGTCAATTGCCAGTACTACGCAATCGGATATACCGATCGAAAAACAACCACCACAAAACGGGTACGATGCT AAATCATACCGATCCCAAATTTTCGATGCGACTGTATTAATATATCGCCACGCACGCAGCGCATACTCCCGACCCAAAGTTGTAGCCTGGTCTGCCCTGTACGCAGTGGCACTCGCACTCTTTGTACAGTCACAGACTTATATACAACTTTTGTGGAAGAGGATACGCGTTGGTGACGAAGAAATT GTGCTATACAATGGGGCAGTAGAGGCACTCCAAACGGCTTTTGGTGCGGCCGGTGCATTCCTAGCTCCATACTGGACCTACGCTGTTTTGCCGGCGCCTATCGCCGCGGTTCAGGGTGTTGCCATGTTCCTTGCGACGTATGTTAATGATATCTCCACATCGTATACTGGCTACATAGTTATGGGCATGCTGTTTCATTATACAATTACTCTGGCCAg tgcaAAAATAGCAAGCCAACTAAGTGATGAAAGTTGTTTTGGACTGATATTTGGTATCAACACCGTTATTGGTACAGGACTACAGTCTATTTTGACTTTAGTCCTAATACAAACCCTAGATTTACCAATTCAAGctcaatattatttcataagcGGATTTTTCTTACTACTAGCCTCGTTATGGCTACTGGGCtgcacaatttatttttttaaacagaaacatagtattaatttaaaccagTATTAA
- the LOC110998540 gene encoding single-pass membrane and coiled-coil domain-containing protein 4: MRKLKGPVKETARQKRERKQEFAKVRQQINTIVLPTVAVVFILICVYVYVKTRPATMQVA, translated from the coding sequence ATGAGGAAGCTTAAGGGACCAGTTAAAGAAACAGCAAGACAAAAACGTGAAAGGAAACAAGAATTTGCTAAAGTTCGTCagcaaattaatacaattgttCTTCCAACTGTAGCTgtcgtttttatattaatatgtgtcTACGTGTATGTGAAAACGAGGCCAGCAACGATGCAGGTggcgtaa